A genome region from Brachymonas denitrificans includes the following:
- a CDS encoding PadR family transcriptional regulator, producing the protein MSLPHALLTALLERPASGSDLASRFDRSIGHFWHASHQQIYRELARLEEAGWIESLPEEPTRGRKRAYRILPAGREALRDWLRLPEEPTVLRDALLVRLRAEAIVGPTGLEDEIRRHLALHQDKLAQYREIEARDFPGGAPAERGAALQHVVLRGGIRYESQWVDLLTDALEVLARPVPESAG; encoded by the coding sequence ATGTCGCTTCCACACGCATTGCTCACGGCCTTGCTGGAACGGCCCGCATCGGGGTCGGATCTGGCTTCGCGTTTCGACCGTTCCATCGGTCATTTCTGGCACGCATCCCATCAGCAGATCTACCGGGAACTGGCGCGGCTGGAAGAGGCCGGCTGGATCGAATCCCTGCCCGAGGAGCCGACGCGCGGGCGCAAGCGCGCCTACCGCATCCTGCCGGCCGGCCGCGAGGCCCTGCGGGACTGGCTGAGGCTGCCCGAGGAGCCCACGGTGCTGCGCGATGCCCTGCTGGTGCGCCTGCGTGCCGAAGCCATTGTGGGCCCGACCGGGCTGGAAGACGAAATCCGCCGGCATCTGGCCCTGCATCAGGACAAGCTGGCGCAGTACCGGGAGATCGAAGCGCGGGACTTTCCGGGTGGGGCGCCGGCAGAGCGTGGCGCCGCGCTGCAGCATGTGGTGCTGCGAGGCGGGATCCGCTATGAAAGCCAGTGGGTGGATTTGCTCACGGATGCGCTGGAGGTGCTGGCCCGCCCTGTGCCGGAAAGCGCCGGGTAG
- a CDS encoding EamA family transporter, whose translation MATGLMFLGTSVVCSVSVGVLLKAGRSRGLDARQAIFMNYVVASTLCVVLLRPDLGKLMSPGQPVGIFLALGVLLPTIFLALARSVHAAGIVRTDAAQRLSLIIPLLSAFLIFGEQLTEQKMLGVGLAFAALLCLLWKPSKGGAGKGGTWLWPLVVLFGYGVIDVLFKQMAKAGAAFSGGLLAAFVLAGVLMLLYLAANKTRWGLGHLLTGILLGALNFANIYTYIRAHQSLPGNPALVFSAMNMGVIVLGTLVGAMAFREPLSKLNLLGVLLALGAIVVMMPR comes from the coding sequence CTGGCAACTGGATTGATGTTTCTGGGCACGAGCGTGGTGTGCAGCGTGTCCGTGGGGGTCTTGCTGAAGGCCGGGCGCAGCAGGGGGCTGGATGCACGCCAGGCCATCTTCATGAACTATGTGGTGGCGTCCACGCTCTGCGTCGTGCTGCTCAGGCCGGATCTGGGCAAGCTGATGAGTCCGGGCCAGCCGGTGGGGATCTTTCTGGCGCTCGGTGTGCTGCTGCCGACGATTTTCCTGGCGCTGGCCAGGTCGGTGCATGCCGCGGGCATCGTGCGGACCGATGCGGCGCAGCGCCTGTCGCTCATCATTCCGCTGCTGTCGGCCTTTCTCATCTTTGGCGAGCAGCTCACCGAACAGAAAATGCTGGGCGTGGGGCTGGCGTTTGCGGCGCTCCTGTGTCTGCTGTGGAAGCCCTCCAAAGGCGGGGCGGGCAAGGGCGGCACCTGGTTGTGGCCGTTGGTGGTGCTGTTCGGCTATGGCGTGATCGACGTGCTGTTCAAGCAGATGGCCAAGGCGGGCGCGGCCTTCTCGGGTGGACTGCTGGCGGCCTTTGTACTGGCCGGCGTGCTGATGCTGCTGTACCTGGCAGCGAACAAGACGCGCTGGGGCCTGGGGCACCTGCTGACCGGCATTCTGCTGGGCGCACTCAATTTCGCCAACATCTACACCTACATCCGCGCGCACCAGAGCCTGCCGGGCAATCCGGCGCTGGTGTTCTCGGCGATGAACATGGGCGTGATCGTGCTGGGCACGCTGGTGGGGGCCATGGCCTTTCGCGAGCCGCTCAGCAAGCTGAACCTGCTGGGCGTACTGCTGGCGCTGGGCGCCATCGTCGTGATGATGCCGCGCTGA
- the ilvD gene encoding dihydroxy-acid dehydratase — protein MPAYRSKTSTHGRNMAGARALWRATGMTDADFGKPIIAIANSFTQFVPGHVHLHDLGQLVAREIEAAGGIAKEFNTIAIDDGIAMGHSGMLYSLPSRDLIADSVEYMVNAHCADALVCISNCDKITPGMLMAAMRLNIPTIFVSGGPMEAGKVIAIADGNKVERKLDLIDAMIEAGDSSVSDETVAQVERSACPTCGSCSGMFTANSMNCLTEALGLSLPGNGSLVATHAQRKELFLEAGRVAVELARRYYEQDDASVLPRSIATKAAFENAMSLDIAMGGSTNTILHLLAAASEAGVDFKMADVDRLSRVVPCLCKVAPATQKYHMEDVHRAGGVMAILGELDRAGLMQTGVSTVHAPTLKDALQQWDVMQTAEGSAAHQRFVAAPGGIRTTQAFSQSRVYPKLDVDRAEGCIRDKEHAYSLEGGLAVLFGNLAERGCVVKTAGVDESIWKFNGRARVFESQDAAVEAILGDQVVAGDVVVIRYEGPKGGPGMQEMLYPTSYLKSKHLGKACALLTDGRFSGGTSGLSIGHASPEAAEGGTIGLVEEGDTIEIDIPNRRIHLAVSDEVLAQRRAAMEARGKQAWKPVNRDRTVSAALRAYAAMTTSADTGAVRDVSQVER, from the coding sequence GTGCCCGCCTACCGTTCCAAGACTTCCACGCATGGCCGCAACATGGCCGGCGCCCGCGCCCTGTGGCGCGCCACCGGCATGACCGACGCCGACTTCGGCAAGCCGATCATCGCCATCGCCAACTCCTTCACCCAATTCGTTCCCGGCCACGTGCACCTGCACGACCTGGGCCAGTTGGTGGCACGCGAAATCGAGGCGGCCGGCGGCATCGCCAAGGAATTCAACACCATCGCCATCGACGACGGCATTGCCATGGGCCACAGCGGCATGCTGTACAGCCTGCCCAGCCGCGACCTGATCGCCGACAGCGTGGAATACATGGTCAACGCACATTGCGCCGACGCGCTGGTCTGCATCAGCAACTGCGACAAGATCACCCCCGGCATGCTGATGGCCGCCATGCGCCTGAACATCCCGACCATCTTTGTCTCCGGTGGTCCGATGGAAGCCGGCAAGGTCATCGCCATTGCCGACGGCAACAAGGTCGAACGCAAGCTGGACCTGATCGACGCCATGATCGAGGCCGGCGACAGCAGCGTCTCCGACGAGACCGTGGCCCAGGTCGAGCGCAGCGCCTGCCCCACCTGCGGCTCCTGCTCCGGCATGTTCACCGCCAACTCCATGAACTGCCTGACCGAGGCGCTGGGCCTGTCGCTGCCCGGCAATGGCTCGCTGGTGGCCACCCATGCGCAGCGCAAAGAGTTGTTCCTCGAAGCCGGCCGCGTCGCCGTGGAACTGGCGCGCCGCTACTACGAGCAGGATGACGCCAGCGTGCTGCCGCGCAGCATCGCCACCAAGGCCGCATTCGAGAACGCCATGAGCCTGGACATCGCCATGGGCGGCTCCACCAACACCATCCTGCACCTGCTAGCCGCCGCCAGCGAAGCCGGCGTGGACTTCAAGATGGCCGATGTCGACCGCCTGAGCCGCGTCGTTCCGTGCCTGTGCAAGGTGGCACCGGCCACACAGAAGTACCATATGGAAGATGTGCACCGCGCCGGCGGCGTGATGGCCATCCTGGGCGAACTGGACCGTGCCGGCCTGATGCAGACCGGCGTCAGCACGGTGCACGCACCCACGCTGAAGGACGCCCTGCAGCAGTGGGACGTGATGCAGACCGCCGAAGGCAGCGCGGCGCACCAGCGCTTTGTTGCGGCACCGGGCGGCATCCGCACCACGCAGGCCTTCAGCCAGAGCCGCGTCTACCCCAAACTGGACGTGGACCGTGCCGAAGGCTGCATCCGCGACAAGGAACACGCCTACTCGCTGGAAGGCGGGCTGGCCGTGCTGTTCGGCAACCTGGCCGAGCGCGGCTGCGTGGTCAAGACTGCCGGCGTCGATGAAAGCATCTGGAAGTTCAACGGCCGCGCCCGCGTGTTCGAAAGCCAGGACGCCGCGGTCGAAGCCATCCTGGGCGACCAGGTGGTGGCCGGCGACGTGGTGGTGATCCGCTACGAAGGCCCCAAGGGCGGCCCGGGCATGCAGGAAATGCTCTACCCCACCAGCTACCTCAAGTCCAAGCACCTGGGCAAGGCCTGCGCGCTGCTCACCGACGGCCGCTTCTCCGGCGGCACCTCGGGCCTGTCCATCGGCCACGCCTCGCCCGAAGCGGCCGAGGGCGGCACCATCGGCCTGGTGGAAGAAGGCGACACCATCGAGATCGACATCCCGAACCGCCGCATCCACCTGGCCGTGAGCGACGAGGTGCTGGCCCAGCGCCGCGCCGCCATGGAAGCCCGCGGCAAGCAGGCCTGGAAGCCGGTCAACCGCGACCGCACGGTGTCCGCCGCGCTGCGTGCATACGCCGCGATGACGACCAGCGCCGATACCGGTGCGGTGCGTGACGTGTCGCAAGTGGAGCGCTGA
- a CDS encoding acetyl-CoA hydrolase/transferase family protein encodes MGMNEQNLYQQKHVSAEVAAAVVKSGDTVFVGEFAQNVEAFDAALAARCSELQDVNLITTTRLKPLACVEADPARESFIWNDWHFSGLGRKYAERGLASYIPFSYHQGPKAVRLYESPDVAVAQVTPMDANGFFNFSTSCSMTPDYLRKAKKAILEVNTTVPRCLGGRDEGIHISEIDMVIEGPNTPLVQLPETQASEADMGIAKHVMQLLEDGATIQLGIGALPNIVGSMIAHSDLKDLGVHTEMLADSYVDMYEAGRITGKNKGIDQGKMVYTFAMGSQKLYDFLDNNPAAAIYPVDYTNDPCVIGRNPKVFAINNAIEVDLFTQVSSESSGTRQISGTGGQLDFILGAFNSEGGKGLICIGSTYKQKDGTMASRIVPTLSPGSIVTCPRSLVHYVVTEFGYAQMKGKSTWQRAEALINIAHPDFRDQLIKDAAAMGIWRRSNKLA; translated from the coding sequence ATGGGAATGAACGAGCAAAATCTGTATCAACAAAAGCATGTCTCCGCCGAAGTGGCGGCCGCCGTGGTGAAGTCGGGCGACACGGTATTTGTCGGCGAGTTCGCGCAGAACGTCGAGGCATTCGACGCGGCGCTGGCCGCACGCTGCAGCGAACTGCAGGATGTGAACCTGATCACCACCACGCGCCTGAAGCCGCTGGCCTGCGTCGAGGCTGATCCGGCCCGCGAATCCTTCATCTGGAACGACTGGCACTTCTCCGGTCTGGGCCGCAAGTACGCCGAGCGCGGCCTGGCAAGCTACATTCCCTTCTCCTACCACCAGGGCCCGAAGGCAGTGCGCCTGTACGAGAGCCCGGACGTGGCGGTGGCCCAGGTCACTCCCATGGATGCCAACGGTTTCTTCAACTTCTCGACCAGCTGCTCGATGACGCCGGATTATCTGCGCAAGGCGAAGAAGGCGATTCTGGAAGTCAACACCACGGTGCCGCGCTGCCTGGGTGGCCGTGACGAGGGCATCCACATTTCCGAAATCGACATGGTGATCGAGGGCCCCAACACGCCGCTGGTGCAGCTGCCCGAAACCCAGGCCAGCGAGGCCGACATGGGCATCGCCAAGCACGTGATGCAGCTGCTCGAGGACGGTGCCACCATCCAGTTGGGCATTGGCGCGCTGCCCAATATCGTGGGCTCCATGATCGCGCACAGCGACCTGAAGGACCTGGGCGTGCACACCGAGATGCTGGCCGACTCCTATGTCGACATGTACGAGGCCGGCCGCATCACCGGCAAGAACAAGGGTATTGACCAGGGCAAGATGGTGTACACCTTTGCCATGGGTTCGCAGAAGCTGTACGACTTCCTCGACAACAACCCGGCAGCCGCCATCTACCCGGTGGACTACACCAACGATCCCTGCGTGATCGGCCGCAACCCGAAGGTGTTCGCGATCAACAATGCCATCGAGGTGGACCTGTTCACGCAGGTGTCGAGCGAGTCTTCCGGTACGCGCCAGATTTCCGGCACCGGTGGCCAGCTCGACTTCATTCTGGGCGCCTTCAACTCGGAAGGTGGCAAGGGCCTGATCTGCATCGGCTCCACCTACAAGCAGAAGGACGGCACCATGGCTTCGCGCATCGTGCCCACACTGTCGCCCGGCTCCATCGTGACCTGCCCGCGTTCGCTGGTGCACTACGTGGTGACCGAGTTCGGCTACGCCCAGATGAAGGGCAAGTCGACCTGGCAGCGTGCCGAAGCGCTGATCAACATCGCGCATCCGGACTTCCGTGACCAGCTGATCAAGGATGCTGCGGCCATGGGCATCTGGCGCCGTTCCAACAAGCTCGCCTGA
- a CDS encoding ferredoxin reductase family protein has protein sequence MKRISMALWGSLVLLTGLWLMADTLFPEPWGYFPFRTVFMQYSGVIAFGAMSLSMVLAIRPRWLERPLDGLDKMYRLHKWLGITALVTSVLHWWWAQGTKWMVGWGWLERPVRSGGGQQYRGGPDQILTLEQWLRSQRGLAESLGEWAFYAALVLMVLALVKRFPYHWFVRTHKWLAVAYLVLAWHTFVLLKYDYWSQPVGWAMAVLLVAGVVSAVLVLLGRVGAGRKVHGTIESLRYFEPLRVLRTHVRLQPGWKGHAAGQFAFVQGAHDAAHPYTIASSWDPAQQTIVFVTKALGDHTAQLHQVLHEGDAVTVEGPYGCFTFDDDKPRQIWIGAGIGITPFIARMQQLARDRGERPVTIDLFHTTADYDEDAIALLQADAQAAGVKLHVLVDARDGWLNAERICAAVPQWQQASFWFCGPAGFGQALRADLGARGLQDANFHQELFAMR, from the coding sequence ATGAAACGGATAAGCATGGCGTTGTGGGGCAGCCTGGTGCTGCTGACCGGCTTGTGGCTGATGGCAGACACGCTGTTTCCCGAACCGTGGGGGTACTTTCCTTTCCGTACCGTGTTCATGCAGTACAGCGGCGTGATCGCCTTTGGCGCCATGAGCCTGTCCATGGTGCTGGCGATCCGCCCCCGTTGGCTGGAGCGTCCGCTGGACGGACTCGACAAGATGTACCGCTTGCACAAGTGGCTGGGTATCACGGCGCTGGTGACCAGCGTGCTGCACTGGTGGTGGGCGCAGGGCACCAAGTGGATGGTGGGCTGGGGCTGGCTGGAGCGGCCGGTGCGCAGCGGCGGCGGGCAGCAGTACCGTGGCGGCCCGGATCAGATCCTGACGCTGGAGCAATGGCTGCGCTCGCAACGCGGGCTGGCCGAGTCGCTGGGCGAGTGGGCCTTCTATGCCGCGCTGGTGCTGATGGTGCTGGCCCTCGTGAAGCGCTTTCCGTATCACTGGTTTGTACGCACGCACAAGTGGCTGGCCGTTGCGTATCTGGTGCTGGCATGGCATACGTTCGTGCTGCTCAAGTATGACTACTGGTCGCAGCCGGTCGGCTGGGCCATGGCGGTACTGCTGGTGGCTGGCGTGGTCTCTGCGGTGCTGGTGCTGCTGGGCCGCGTGGGTGCGGGGCGCAAGGTGCATGGCACCATCGAATCCCTGCGCTATTTCGAGCCGCTGCGTGTGCTGCGCACCCATGTTCGCCTGCAGCCGGGCTGGAAAGGGCATGCAGCCGGCCAGTTTGCCTTCGTGCAGGGAGCGCATGACGCGGCCCATCCCTATACCATCGCTTCTTCCTGGGATCCTGCGCAGCAGACCATCGTGTTCGTGACCAAGGCACTGGGCGATCACACGGCGCAGCTGCATCAGGTGCTGCACGAGGGGGATGCCGTGACGGTGGAGGGGCCGTATGGCTGCTTCACTTTTGATGACGACAAGCCGCGCCAGATATGGATTGGTGCAGGCATCGGCATCACGCCATTCATTGCCCGCATGCAACAGCTGGCGCGTGACCGCGGGGAGCGGCCGGTGACGATCGACCTGTTCCATACCACGGCGGATTACGATGAGGACGCGATTGCCCTGCTTCAGGCCGATGCGCAGGCTGCCGGCGTGAAACTGCATGTGCTGGTGGATGCGCGCGATGGCTGGCTCAACGCCGAGCGCATCTGTGCCGCCGTGCCGCAATGGCAGCAGGCCAGCTTCTGGTTTTGCGGGCCGGCGGGCTTTGGTCAGGCCCTGCGGGCCGATCTGGGCGCCAGAGGGCTGCAGGATGCCAATTTCCATCAGGAGCTGTTTGCCATGCGCTGA
- the groES gene encoding co-chaperone GroES, producing MNLRPLHDRVIVKRLENETKTASGIVIPDAATEKPDQGEVLAVGPGKRNDKGEQMALNVKVGDRVLFGKYSGQSVKVNGEELLVMKEDDLFAVVEQ from the coding sequence ATGAACCTGCGTCCCCTGCACGATCGCGTGATCGTCAAGCGTCTGGAAAACGAAACCAAGACTGCCTCCGGCATCGTGATTCCCGATGCAGCCACCGAGAAGCCCGACCAGGGCGAAGTGCTGGCTGTCGGTCCCGGCAAACGCAACGACAAGGGCGAGCAAATGGCCCTGAACGTGAAAGTGGGCGACCGCGTGCTGTTCGGCAAGTACAGCGGCCAGTCCGTCAAGGTCAACGGCGAAGAACTGCTGGTGATGAAGGAAGACGACCTGTTCGCCGTGGTCGAGCAGTAA
- a CDS encoding acetyl-CoA hydrolase/transferase family protein produces the protein MSFQTQYQEKRMSAADAVGLVHNGNTVVVPTGVGEPPALMTALSEQRRNFRDVKVSQILPVRKFDYFDPETAENVRPVAYFLSGHTRNAVDGGWGDYIPNYFSEMPMLYENNQMPADVVFALVSPMDNHGYFSVSLGTDYTMAAIRKARAVVFEVNPNVPFSYGNCHVHISDVTAIVEDETPVSTVGLPTIGPVQEAIGKYVADMIPDGATLQIGYGAIPDAVVMQLTHKKDLGVHTEMIGDGIMTLVEAGVVTNRKKNYLPGKMLATFALGSDKLYKFMDRNPMMEMHPVDFTNDPYLAGQNDDLISINATMAIDFAGQCGSESQGWRAYSGTGGQADFVRAANRSRGGKSFIVTPSTAKNDTISRITPTLANGTFVTTSKNDVNYVVTEYGVAQLRGKTARERVKALIAIAHPKFRDELLEEAKKMKLA, from the coding sequence ATGTCTTTCCAGACTCAATACCAAGAAAAACGCATGTCTGCCGCCGATGCCGTGGGCTTGGTGCACAACGGAAACACGGTGGTGGTGCCTACTGGCGTGGGCGAGCCTCCGGCCCTGATGACGGCCCTTTCCGAGCAGCGCCGCAACTTCCGCGACGTGAAGGTGTCGCAGATCCTGCCGGTGCGCAAGTTCGACTATTTCGATCCGGAAACCGCCGAGAACGTGCGTCCCGTGGCCTACTTCCTGAGCGGCCACACGCGCAACGCGGTGGACGGCGGCTGGGGGGACTACATCCCCAACTATTTCTCCGAAATGCCCATGCTGTACGAGAACAACCAGATGCCCGCCGACGTGGTGTTTGCGCTGGTCTCTCCCATGGACAACCACGGCTACTTCTCCGTCAGCCTGGGCACCGACTACACCATGGCTGCCATCAGGAAGGCGCGTGCGGTGGTGTTTGAAGTGAACCCCAACGTGCCGTTCTCCTATGGCAACTGCCATGTGCACATTTCCGACGTGACCGCCATCGTCGAGGACGAGACTCCGGTCAGCACCGTAGGCCTGCCCACCATCGGCCCGGTGCAGGAAGCCATCGGCAAATACGTGGCCGACATGATCCCGGACGGTGCCACGCTGCAGATCGGCTACGGTGCCATTCCGGACGCCGTGGTGATGCAGCTCACGCACAAGAAGGATCTGGGCGTGCACACCGAGATGATCGGTGACGGCATCATGACGCTGGTGGAAGCTGGCGTGGTAACCAACCGCAAAAAGAACTACCTGCCGGGCAAGATGCTGGCCACCTTCGCGCTGGGTTCGGACAAGCTGTACAAGTTCATGGATCGCAACCCGATGATGGAAATGCATCCGGTGGACTTCACCAACGATCCGTATCTGGCCGGCCAGAACGACGACCTGATCTCCATCAACGCCACCATGGCGATCGACTTTGCCGGCCAGTGCGGCTCCGAATCCCAGGGCTGGCGCGCCTACTCCGGCACGGGCGGCCAAGCCGACTTCGTGCGTGCGGCCAACCGTTCCAGGGGCGGCAAGTCCTTCATCGTGACGCCGTCTACTGCCAAGAACGACACCATTTCCCGCATCACTCCCACGCTGGCGAACGGTACCTTCGTGACCACCAGCAAGAACGATGTGAACTACGTGGTGACCGAGTATGGCGTGGCCCAGCTGCGCGGCAAGACCGCACGCGAGCGCGTGAAGGCGCTGATCGCCATCGCGCATCCCAAGTTCCGCGACGAACTGCTGGAAGAAGCGAAGAAGATGAAGCTGGCCTGA
- the groL gene encoding chaperonin GroEL (60 kDa chaperone family; promotes refolding of misfolded polypeptides especially under stressful conditions; forms two stacked rings of heptamers to form a barrel-shaped 14mer; ends can be capped by GroES; misfolded proteins enter the barrel where they are refolded when GroES binds), with product MAAKDVVFGSDARARMVEGVNILANAVKTTLGPKGRNVVLERSFGAPTVTKDGVSVAKEIELKDKLMNMGAQMVKEVASKTSDNAGDGTTTATVLAQAIVREGMKYVAAGMNPMDLKRGIDKAVAALVEQLKAASKPTTTSKEIAQVGSISANSDESIGQIIADAMDKVGKEGVITVEDGKSLQNELDVVEGMQFDRGYLSPYFINNPEKQVANLENPFVLLFDKKISNIRDLLPVLEAVAKAGRPLLIIAEDVDGEALATLVVNTIRGILKVVAVKAPGFGDRRKAMLEDIAILTGGKVIAEEVGLSLEKVTLADLGQAKTIEVGKENTTIIDGAGAAADIEARVKQIRIQIEEATSDYDREKLQERVAKLAGGVAVIKVGAATEVEMKEKKARVEDALHATRAAVEEGIVAGGGVALLRARAAVGTVQTDNHDQDSGVKLVFKAIEAPLREIVANAGDEPSVVVNKVLEGEGNFGFNAANHTYGDMIEMGILDPTKVTRTALQNAASVASLMLTTECMVAEMPKEDAPAMPDMGGMGGMGGMM from the coding sequence ATGGCAGCTAAAGACGTAGTTTTCGGCTCTGACGCCCGCGCCCGCATGGTCGAAGGCGTGAACATCCTGGCCAACGCAGTCAAGACCACCCTGGGCCCGAAAGGCCGCAACGTGGTGCTCGAGCGCTCCTTCGGCGCCCCCACCGTGACCAAGGACGGCGTGTCCGTGGCCAAGGAAATCGAGCTGAAGGACAAGCTGATGAACATGGGCGCCCAGATGGTCAAGGAAGTCGCTTCCAAGACCTCTGACAACGCCGGTGACGGCACCACCACCGCTACCGTGCTGGCCCAGGCCATCGTGCGCGAAGGCATGAAGTACGTGGCCGCCGGCATGAACCCGATGGACCTCAAGCGCGGCATCGACAAGGCTGTCGCCGCTCTGGTCGAGCAGCTCAAGGCCGCTTCCAAGCCCACCACCACCTCCAAGGAAATCGCCCAGGTCGGTTCCATCTCCGCCAACTCCGACGAATCCATCGGCCAGATCATCGCTGACGCCATGGACAAGGTCGGCAAGGAAGGCGTGATCACCGTGGAAGACGGCAAGTCCCTGCAGAACGAGCTGGACGTCGTCGAGGGCATGCAGTTCGACCGCGGCTACCTGTCTCCCTACTTCATCAACAACCCCGAGAAGCAGGTTGCCAACCTCGAGAACCCCTTCGTGCTGCTGTTCGACAAGAAGATCAGCAACATCCGCGACCTGCTGCCCGTGCTGGAAGCCGTGGCCAAGGCCGGCCGTCCGCTGCTGATCATCGCTGAAGACGTCGATGGCGAAGCGCTGGCTACCCTGGTGGTCAACACCATCCGCGGCATCCTGAAGGTCGTGGCCGTCAAGGCTCCGGGCTTCGGCGACCGTCGCAAGGCCATGCTGGAAGACATCGCCATCCTGACCGGCGGCAAGGTGATCGCCGAGGAAGTGGGCTTGTCCCTGGAGAAAGTCACGCTGGCCGACCTGGGCCAGGCCAAGACGATCGAAGTGGGCAAGGAAAACACCACCATCATCGACGGCGCCGGCGCTGCTGCCGACATCGAGGCACGCGTCAAGCAGATCCGCATCCAGATCGAAGAGGCGACCTCCGACTACGACCGCGAGAAGCTGCAGGAACGCGTGGCCAAGCTGGCTGGCGGCGTGGCCGTGATCAAGGTTGGCGCTGCCACCGAAGTCGAGATGAAGGAGAAGAAGGCCCGCGTGGAAGACGCCCTGCACGCTACCCGCGCTGCCGTGGAAGAAGGCATCGTGGCCGGTGGTGGCGTGGCTCTGCTGCGCGCCCGCGCTGCCGTGGGTACCGTCCAGACTGACAACCACGACCAGGATTCCGGCGTCAAGCTGGTGTTCAAGGCCATCGAGGCTCCGCTGCGCGAAATCGTGGCCAACGCCGGCGACGAGCCGAGCGTGGTGGTGAACAAGGTGCTGGAAGGCGAAGGCAATTTCGGCTTCAACGCTGCCAACCACACCTACGGCGACATGATCGAGATGGGTATCCTGGATCCCACCAAGGTGACCCGTACCGCCCTGCAGAACGCTGCATCCGTGGCCAGCCTGATGCTGACCACCGAGTGCATGGTTGCAGAAATGCCGAAGGAAGATGCACCGGCCATGCCTGACATGGGCGGCATGGGTGGCATGGGCGGCATGATGTAA
- a CDS encoding C40 family peptidase, translating to MLRGSLALLAGASLLAGCGSAPRSTRTSQRRRTGTGGTGALRTSTPELAVVNPVQIDATLREEAVARAMLAVNVPYSYGGNTLEGGFDCSGLVQYVFSGFAGRALPRSTAQWARASLPRDVGQLQRGDLVFFNTSGASFSHMGIYIGNRQFIHAPSSGGVVRTDRIDSSYFAPRFDGGRTVFL from the coding sequence ATGCTCCGTGGCAGCCTGGCGCTGCTTGCGGGCGCCAGTCTGCTGGCCGGCTGCGGTTCGGCGCCGCGCAGCACCCGCACCAGCCAGCGCCGCCGAACCGGAACTGGCGGCACGGGCGCGCTGCGCACCAGCACGCCGGAACTGGCGGTGGTCAACCCGGTGCAGATTGACGCCACCCTGCGCGAAGAGGCCGTGGCCCGCGCCATGCTGGCCGTGAACGTGCCTTACAGCTACGGGGGCAACACGCTCGAAGGCGGTTTCGACTGCAGCGGCCTGGTGCAGTACGTCTTCAGCGGCTTTGCCGGCCGCGCCCTGCCGCGCAGCACGGCCCAATGGGCACGCGCCAGCCTGCCGCGCGACGTCGGCCAGCTGCAGCGCGGCGACCTGGTGTTCTTCAATACGTCGGGAGCCTCGTTCTCGCACATGGGCATCTACATCGGCAACCGCCAGTTCATCCATGCCCCCTCCAGCGGCGGCGTGGTGCGCACCGACCGCATCGACAGCAGCTACTTTGCCCCGCGCTTCGATGGCGGGCGTACCGTTTTCCTGTAG